The Stieleria maiorica genome includes the window CGGCACAATGATCCGAGTGCCGCAATCGAACTGGCGCTAGCGATGCAAGCCGACGGCGCCGACATCATTGACATCGGTGGCGAGAGCACGCGGCCTTACAGTGACCCGGTCGCCGCGGTCGAAGAAATTGATCGCGTTTTGCCGGTCATTCAAGGCTTGGCCGGGCGGCTGTCGATTCCGATCAGCATCGACACCAGCAAAGCCGTCGTGGCAAGAGCGGCGATCGAGGCCGGCGCGGAGATCATCAATGATGTGACCGGACTGGAAGGCGATCCGGCGATGCCGCAGCTTGCCGTCGACGCAGAGGTCGGTGTCTGTGTGATGCACATGAAGGGCACTCCTCAAACGATGCAAGATGACCCGACGTACGACAACGTGGTCGAGGAAATCGTCGACTACCTGCAGCAACGTCTGGCGTTCTGCCTGGATGCCGGTTTGT containing:
- the folP gene encoding dihydropteroate synthase, with protein sequence MPENEARPDKRWDIGKRVLTFETRPLVMGILNVTPDSFSDGGRHNDPSAAIELALAMQADGADIIDIGGESTRPYSDPVAAVEEIDRVLPVIQGLAGRLSIPISIDTSKAVVARAAIEAGAEIINDVTGLEGDPAMPQLAVDAEVGVCVMHMKGTPQTMQDDPTYDNVVEEIVDYLQQRLAFCLDAGLSKERICLDPGIGFGKTHEHNLQLLRNTSRFCDLDAPILIGHSRKGFIGKLLGDKTADRTAATIGVSLAVAAAGAHVIRVHDVRPTVDALKLFRACGGIR